TAAGTACAGAGAAGGATGaatgatagaaaataatggaaaaaaaataccagagagAAGACAACATGGCagtttattctttgaaaagactaataaaaatcGATAAACACCTAGTGAAGCAGATCCAAAACATAATAGAATGTTTTAAACATTAAACAGAAAGATACTGGTAAGTtggtctacatttttttttttttaaacagggatgggcttttttaagatttatttattcattcagagagagtgagagagaggcagagacacaggcagagggagaagcagacacatgcagggagcccgatgtgggacttggtcccgggcctccaggatcactcccggggctgcaggtggcactaaaccgctgcaccaccggggctgcgcTAAGTTGgtctacattaaaattaagaatttcagtacatcaaaagacactattaagagTGAAGAGGCAAGCCACACtgggagaagagatttgaaaCATATTTAACTGACCAATTTATTAAGAGCCCCAAATCGACAAGAGTAAGGTAATCTACTATAAGAAAGGGCATATCACCAAAGAGGCTATCCACATGTtcaattaacatttgaaaaagtGTTCCCTTActaatttcatttacaaaatgggAAATGCAAAGTAAACCACCAGTACACCTTGCAGAAGGACTCGAATGTGAAAGTCTGAAAAACCAAGTGAAGGcaagaatgaggaaaaatgtAAACTCTCATATGCTGCTGATAAAGTGTGGATTGGtaccactattttaaaaaaatacttgggaGTAATTTATTGAAGTTCAACATAATACTATGTCCCAGCAACTCTAAGTATATACATCAGAAATGTGTGCACATATAAAAAAAAGTGCACATGTTCAaaaatgctcatagcagcattacttataGTTGCCCCCAAATGGTTACAACCCAAGTGTCCAAGTAGAGTAGAacagataaaaaatttttttggcatattcatacaatggactgctatataataatgaaaacaaattactGTTATATGCAACAATAGGGATGAATTCACACATATAATGTTGAtcaaagaagccagatgcaagaATGCCTACATAAGGATTCCAATTTAtgaagctacaaaaaaaaaaaaaaaaaaaaaaaaaaaggcaaacttgGTTTCTTTGAGGAGGAGAGAAGGCTGCACCTCAGGTGATATAGGGGCCTTTGGGTTGCTAGCAATGATCTATTTCTTTGAGTTATCTTAGTGGTTATACTTGTTCAGTCTGTGACAATGACAATATTTGTGCGCTTTCCTGCATATTTGTTACACTTCAGTTAAAcagcttaaaaaatacatttggattaaaaaaacaagaatgcaAAATTAACacttatggaaaataataatcataGTCTCATGAAGCAAAATATTGATAGTGTACAGTGCTCCTGAGAGCCCCCTTTCTCCTCAGAGTCCCTAATCTTTTCTCAAGCTCCATACAGATACAGAACATTCAGTTATATTTATCTACATATAGCATCAAATACCCAAAACAATACAATAACAGCTCCTCAATAACCTGGAAATTTGATTTTTAGTCAGCTGGTCCTGGAATTGGAAAAAGAGTGAATGGGGGAAGGAACCAGAGGTGGTGCAAACAAACTGTCTTAGCAATGTTACTAGGGTTCTCAATTCAGACCTGGCTAAAAGTGTACTGCTATCAACTCTAAACTCTTTTTAaccttgtatatttttaaagtaactagTAATAAAACTAACACGGTTTCCTAATAACTCTATCGTAATATGGATTATTAGAAATGATGGCTGGATATACACGCTAATTGGAAAACAGGTTTGGTGTGTACTCTGGATTTCCTCAACGCTAGCCTTTGCTACAAAATCTTTGTTTCACTAGCGTGGCTTTTCTTCTCCCAAGTTTTGGTTAGGTGGTATAATGTTGAGGAAGAGAAGCAGTGTAAGGGTGTGCATGGCATGTTTAATGTTCCTATCTTTTACTACATGTTTGCATCATGTATTTATAGATGTACCTATATGTGCTTAGGTAAGGGCTGGGTAAGCAGTGATAGTGGATAAAGTAAGATAAGAGGCAGATGTCTTGACTGGTTACAGCTTGGTGAGAAGGGTAACTGGCAGAGAACTGAAGACTATTACAGTGCAATAAAGTGTTCTTCAAATCACATAAtcactccacaaatatttaaCGAATTCCTAAAGTTTGCAAAATATTGTCTAGATACTGCCAATACAATAATGAACATGTCAGACAGgatccctgctctcatggagcttacattctaacgTGAAGACAAACATTAAGCAAACTACACAATTATTTCATGACAACTGTGCTGTTATTGAAGTATATGTGCTATCGaagcatatgaaaaatatgaagaatggaagtatttatttaggggatcaAAGGGGAAGGATGTTTGAAtcgatttttaaataataagacttaatTGATGATGATAGGGTACGGGAGGGGCATAATTCCAGGGTATTACATGAAACAAATGAAGTGAAGGCTTGTTGGTAGGAAGGAATACAGCATGTTCAAAAGCCACAAAGATCAGCATGACTGGGGTATGCCGAGCAACAAGGACAGCGGCCTTGGATAGGACTGGTATGGTAGGCAGGACAGAAAGCACCCAAGGACTTGCAGACTGTGTTAATAATTTTGCTCTTTATTCTAGTAACTTCAGGATGCCTTAGAACAGTCTTAAAACACCTACTCCATCCAATGTAGGAAGCAGGCTGGTATTGCAGAAAACGTTTTGGTCTGGCAATTGGACCTAGAGCAAATATTACAGGCTCGTGAAGGAAATTATTACTCTCTTGGATTGGCATCCCTGTCTATACAGTGAGTTTGGACTAGATGAGCCCTTAGTTTCCCTTCAGCTCTAAAATTCTACCAATGCATCTGAATATTTAAAGCAGTTACAGATCACTTGACTTCTTGGTGAACTCATCTCTAGGAATGAACATACTTTAGATCCAATTAAGAGTCATAATTTAATCGAGGTATTGGTGATAAGGCTGAAGTCTGATTATCTCAAAGAAGGCTGGGAAGTCTTAAGATGGGAAGTGGGGAAGAAGAGAACAGCGACCAGATGCAAAGTCTAGTCAATGGATTAGTAAAGTAGAAGAGGGCAAGGTGAGAAAATTCAGCTCACTGAGACGATTTAACTTAGAGAAAGCTAGTCAAGAGAAAGTTTAGGAGTGGGAAGGAACCGTTATCAGCAAGCTCCATCTTCATCCGGAGCTCGGCATCCTCCTTCCCTCACCATTTCCGCTTAGGTAACATATTATGCACAAACAGTTCCATCCAAGTACACCTTTCCCTGAGATTTGCTCAAATGGAAccctttctatttaaaaagtctgcagcaggggcacctgggtggctcaggtcgtgatcccagggtcctggaatcgagtcctgcgtagggctccctgtagggagcctacttctccctctgcctctgtctctccctccctctctgtctctcatgaataaatagataaaattgtaaaaaaaaaaaaaaaaaaaaagtctgcagcAGACTGTGAAAGCGACTCTATAACCTAAAGGAGAGTGTGTGTTTGCCTGAGTTTGGGGGAGAAGGAGGTACAAGAAGTCTAATTCCACTGTGTTCTTGCTAAGTAGGGCCTGGGGATCCCCGCTACAGCACCCGCCTAGTCTCACGATGGGAGCAGAACGCTTGGAGGTAGGATGACCTTCCCCAGGTGACACGAGTGGCAGAGCCGAAACACAGTGTGGGGGGGCCCCTCACCTGTGCAGGCGCAGCCCTCCTCCGGGCCTGGGCACCGCGGGCTCCCTCACCTGTGCGGGCGCAGCCCTCCTCCGGGCCTGGGCACCGCGGGCTCCCTCACCTGTGCGGGCGCAGCCCTCCTCCGGGCCTGGGCACCGCGGGCTCCCTCACCTGTGCGGGCGCAGCCCTCCTCCGGGCCTGGGCACCGCGGGCTCCCTCACCTGTGCGGGCGCAGCCCTCCTTCGGCCCCGGGCACCGCGGGCTCCCTCACCTGTGCGGGCGCAGCCCTCCTCCGGGCCTGGGCACCGCGGGCTCCCTCACCTGTGCGGGCGCAGCCCTCCTTCGGCCCCGGGCACCGCGGGCTCCCTCACCTGTGCGGGCGCAGCCCTCCTCCGGGCCTGGGCACCGCGGGCTCCCTCACCTGTGCGGGCGCAGCCCTCCTTCGGCCCCGGGCACCGCGGGCTCCCTCACCTGTGCGGGCGCAGCCCTCCTCCGGGCCTGGGCACCGCGGGCTCCCTCACCTGTGCGGGCGCAGCCCTCCTCCGGGCCTGGGCACCGCGGGCTCCCTCACCTGTGCGGGCGCAGCCCTCCTCCGGCCCCGGGCACCGCGGGGTCCCTCACCTGCGCGGGCGCAGCCCTCCTTTGGCCCCGGGCACCGCGGGCTCTCTCACCTGTGCGGGCGCAGCCCTCCTCCGGGCCTGGGCACCGCGGGCTCCCTCACCTGTGCGGGCGCAGCCCTCCTCCGGGCCTGGGCACCGCGGGCTCCCTCACCTGTGCGGGCGCAGCCCTCCTCCGGGCCTGGGCACCGCGGGCTCCCTCACCTGTGCGGGCGCAGCCCTCCTCCGGGCCTGGGCACCGCGGGCTCCCTCACCTGTGCGGGCGCAGCCCTCCTTCGGCCCCGGGCACCGCGGGCTCCCTCACCTGTGCGGGCGCAGCCCTCCTCCGGGCCTGGGCACCGCGGGCTCCCTCACCTGTGCGGGCGCAGCCCTCCTTCGGCCCCGGGCACCGCGGGCTCCCTCACCTGTGCGGGCGCAGCCCTCCTCCGGGCCTGGGCACCGCGGGCTCCCTCACCTGTGCGGGCGCAGCCCTCCTTCGGCCCCGGGCACCGCGGGCTCCCTCACCTGTGCGGGCGCAGCCCTCCTCCGGGCCTGGGCACCGCGGGCTCCCTCACCTGTGCGGGCGCAGCCCTCCTTCGGCCCCGGGCACCGCGGGCTCCCTCACCTGTGCGGGCGCAGCCCTCCTCCGGGCCTGGGCACCGCGGGCTCCCTCACCTGTGCGGGCGCAGCCCTCCTTCGGCCCCGGGCACCGCGGGCTCCCTCACCTGTGCGGGCGCAGCCCTCCTCCGGGCCTGGGCACCGCGGGCTCCCTCACCTGTGCGGGCGCAGCCCTCCTCCGGGCCTGGGCACCGCGGGCTCCCTCACCTGTGCGGGCGCAGCCCTCCTCCGGCCCCGGGCACCGCGGGGTCCCTCACCTGCGCGGGCGCAGCCCTCCTTTGGCCCCGGGCACCGCGGGCTCTCTCACCTGTGCGGGCGCAGCCCTCCTCCGGGCCTGGGCACCGCGGGCTCCCTCACCTGTGCGGGCGCAGCCCTCCTCCGGGCCTGGGCACCGCGGGGTCCCTCACCTGTGCAGGCGCAGCCCTCCTCCGGGCCTGGGCACCGCGGGCTCCCTCACCTGTGCGGGCGCAGCCCTCCTCCGGGCCTGGGCACCGCGGGCTCCCTCACCTGTGCGGGCGCAGCCCTCCTCCGGGCCTGGGCACCGCGGGCTCCCTCACCTGTGCGGGCGCAGCCCTCCTCCGGGCCTGGGAACCGCGGGCTCCCTCACCTGTGCGGGCGCAGCCCTCCTCCGGGCCTGGGCACCGTGGGGTCCCTCACCTGTGCGGGCGCAGCCCTCCTTCGGCCCCGGGCACCGCGGGCTCCCTCACCTGTGCAGGTGCAGCCCTCCTCCGGGCCTGGGCACCGCGGGCTCCCTCACCTGTGCGGGCGCAGCCCTCCTCCGGGCCTGGGAACCGTGGGGTCCCTCACCTGTGCGGGCGCGGCCCTCGTCCGGCCCCGGGGCCCCTCACCTGTGCGGGCGCGGCCCTCCTCCGGGCCCCGGGCCGCGCGCAGCGGGCtgggctcgggggcggggcgggctgggCCGCGGGGTCCGCCGGGGGCCCCGCCCCCCCTCGGCCGCCGTCGCCCCGGGGCGCTGGGGCGGTCCCCCGGTGCAGGGTGGGCACGGCGCCCGCTACGAGCCTCAGGCGCTGGGAGAAGCGCAGGTTCTTCTGGAGGACCGAGGACACGTCAAAGCAGGCGGGGGCGAAGTGGTCGGAGCAGATGACCGAGCGGTCGTTGCCCCCGTACCAGTCGGCGCGGCGGCCCCGCACGAAGCGGTCCCACAGCAGCCGCACCGCCCGGTCCTTGGGGAAGCGGAACAGCGACTTCCCGCACTTGGTGGTGTTGCCGCAGTGGGCGGCCACGCAGCGGGCGGGCATGgcggcgcccccggcccccggcccccgcgtccccgccgcccccggcccccgcgtcCCCGCGTCCCCGCCTCCAGCTCCCGCCACCGGAAGTGCCGAGTCCGAGCCCCGCGGGcaccgccccccgcgcgcccgcgcTCCCCgagccccggcggcggcggcgcgcacAGGGATCCAAATTTCGCGCGGGCGGAGCCGAGGCGGGCCGTAAAGGGGAACGGACCGGAAGTGGCGGTTGTCACGGCTACGGACGTGGCCGGCCTCTTCCCCCCATCCCGCCTGCTCCTCCCAGCACTCCCGCTCCGGTTTGTACGAGGCCAGCAAAAGGAGGACGAGGAAGCGCGGCCGCACGGGACACCCCGCGCGCCCCCCCCCTTGCCGGGCGGACAGCACCGGAGGCTCCAGCGAGGAGGAGCGAGGAGCCTCGGGCGCGGCGATTCGGGGAGAGGACCACACCGGAAGTGGCCGTCTCCATGGTAACCCCTGCGCGGTTGCCTGGGAGATGACCCCGGCCGGGGTCGGAGTCTCCGCGGTGTCGCGGCTGGGAGGGCGCATCTAACACATCCCGGGCTGTCTCCTGCCATGATTCCCGGCAAGTACCGCTCTGTCTCTGGCCGGGCTGCGAACAACGTAGGTTGAGCGTCCCGCTTTCCCgctttccctcccccatcccccccccccccccgtgtggtCCTTTCCGAGGGGCGTCTTTGTCCTAGTGATGGGCTGCGTTCTGGGGACCAGGGCCGCTGGGGCTCCGCTCCCGCTATTGTCTGGCCGAGGCTGGACCAaggccctggggcggggggggcatgTCGTGTCGTGTGATGGGCACTCGAAGCTCCTCCAGGGCCCTGGCTTCCCAGAAGGTGGAGCTGATGGTCTGCGAAAGGCTGAGAGGTTCATCTCAGTTCTTGTAAGAGGACaatctcccaccccaccccaccccccctttatttatttattttttaattaagaaaaaacaatgtATTATTAATAGGCACTCCACCTCCTTCACCTGTGCCGTTGAGATACTTAGGTAGCCCTGCGATGGGCAAGTGTCAACGACCCCCAGGTGCCAAGGTCGAGGGTTAAGTCGCTCGCAGACATGTTTGGAAGATAAATCCCAGCAAAACCTTTTTTAGATTTCCTCGTCGTGGTTTCATTGTTTTCATCCGATCCTCAGAACAAGCTCCTTTACCACCAACACAGAGCAAGCCTTCTTCTGTGTGTTGGAAGCGTTTGTTGCATCCTCGTTGGTActggtttggggggggggggatgtgtgTGTAAGTCAAGAGCATGttttatactttgattttttttttcttttctttttctttttcttttcttttcttttttttttttttacattgcagGTGAACTGTGGGCTCCACCTGGTTATTCAGACATCATCGCTTCCTGAGAAAAGCAAAGTAAGATACGAGCAGATTCGCATTTAAATCTAAGATCTGTCATTTTATGAGCTACACAAATAGCGTGATGTAAAGAGTAGAGCTAgaacaaatctttattttcttttttttttatgaatttattttttattggcgttcagtttgccaacatatagaataacaacccagtgctcatcctgtcaagtgccctcctcagagcctgccacccagtcacccccaccccctgcccacctccctttccaccacccctagttcgtttcccagagttaggagtcttccatgttctgtctccctttctgatgtttcccactcattttttctcctttcccctttattccctttcactattttttatttttatttttttaagtttttaaatttatttatgatagtcacagagagagagaggcagagacacaggcagagggagaagcaggctccatgcaccgggagcccgatgtgggacccgatcccgggtctccaggatcgcgccctgggccaaaggcaggcgccaaactgttgcgccacccagggatcccctattttttatattcccaaaatgaatgagaccatataatgtttgttcttctccagttgacttatttcactcagcataataccctccaggtccatccacgttgaagcaaatggtgggtatttgttgtttctaatggaaATCTTTATTTTCTGACCGCATAAAGTGTAAAAGGCGCTTTTAGAAACTCATTCTTATGTCACCAGTTACGAgagctgaggtttttttttaaattttaattaatttatttatttttccatttaagcATTTCttaagttagaattttttttttaagattttacttatttattcatgacagacagagagagagagaggcagggacacaggctgagggagaagcaggctccatgcagggagcccggcatgggactccatcctgggtcaccaggatcacaccccgggctgaaggtggcgctaaacagctgtgccactaGGGCTTCCCTAGAATTCTTTTTGAAATTGATGACACATCATTGTGGAATTaggaaagttttttctttcttagtagtGGGTGAAATGATGGTATGACTTCCTACTGATGGCATCTTATAATAGATTAAATGTGGTAATTTGGGGGGATGCATCTACACACTCCATTTAAAATCGGGAGAAAATAATAGATTAGCAGTGAAAGTATATTGGGCTCAATGCTATTTAGAAGTGAAGCTATGAacataaaattattctttcccaAATTTGCACACAGTATCCCCTGGCATTTCCATTATTTCTAGCGTTAGATTTGACTTTTGAGATACACgtgttttcctttccctcctgtcTCAACATCAGCATTCAGACATACTCATCGACCTCTCACAGAACTGTCTGAAGACACAAAACAATTTTACCCACTCCAACCATAACAGTTCAGTTTTTTCCCTAAAAGATTGTTCAGTAGATGTCACTGGGGGAACTCTGAAGTGAAGGACAGAGTTTATCATCAACAGCATGAGGAGGGTAAGGAGGGGCATGAGGAGGACTGATGGAAGGACACCATTAATCAAGGAGGCAGCAGTTGATTACATTATGTATGAAAATAAACTCTTGAAAAATAGACCATTTGATCATCTTGAGTAGGTGGCAATTAGCTAGATtaattgaaaatattctttattataattgGACATGGATCCCCTCTAGAGCTTTGCTAACTGATTTCACTGGAGAAATCCTGTTTTATCATTATAATGTATTTCTAGGGATTATACACCTTGTCCAAATTCTTTTCAAACCATTTGCTTTCTCTAGCGTGGACATACATTCTGAGAAAATACCATTAGCTCATATAACTCATAAAGGTATAATGCAAATGCAGCTATAATGTTTATAGTATGGAGGAATCAGAATCCTCACAACTCTTTTAAGATaagtatttagggtttttttagtGGCTAATCATGAGTGCCtgttttggttctgtttttctcaaTCCTCCTATCAagtaatttaaaatcaatttacagAAAAACCCTTCTTAGAAGGTTTAGatatacaattttattataattggACTCTTAAATTCTGATGACAAAAACAGTGATTTTTCTTCAATGGAATTTACTTTTTgtatggtttttgcttttgttttctagaaaatgGTTCTTTTAATCATGTATTTGTGGTGGGGTTGTGGAGGAATTGTAAGTGGTTTGAAGTGTGGTTTCATCTGACCTCATGAAATTGattcggtgtgtgtgtgtgtgtgtgtgtgtgtgtgtgaaaaaactcatgacataaaatttgccattttagccattttatgtTGTACGAATTAGTGGTATTAAATACACTCACAAGAGTGTACAGCCATCATCTCTATGCAGTTCCAGAACTTTGTGTCCCTCAAAAGGAGTCCCTGTACACATTAAAGAAtcactccccattccctcttCCCACCTTCTTTGAAATTCACaaatctgttctctgtctctgtagattttttttattatcggTATTTCATAGAATCATACACAATGTGccattttgtgtctggcttctttcactcagcatgttttaAAGGTTCATTTCTTTTGTGGCTTGTGTCAGTATTgtacataattttataattatcttcATTATTTGCTG
This region of Canis lupus baileyi chromosome 32, mCanLup2.hap1, whole genome shotgun sequence genomic DNA includes:
- the THAP10 gene encoding THAP domain-containing protein 10 encodes the protein MPARCVAAHCGNTTKCGKSLFRFPKDRAVRLLWDRFVRGRRADWYGGNDRSVICSDHFAPACFDVSSVLQKNLRFSQRLRLVAGAVPTLHRGTAPAPRGDGGRGGAGPPADPAAQPAPPPSPARCARPGARRRAAPAQITCENEVKQTQVPANNLSYSVTSVPTHCEEGPVHKSTQLSLKRPPHRSVGIQAKVKVFGTQLCNATTQTDGLQPRRSSLFDIYSSDSDPDADWDVKSEQSDLSYIAVQVKEESC